A genomic segment from Myxosarcina sp. GI1 encodes:
- a CDS encoding HEAT repeat domain-containing protein: MQHDELSLLSTEELTSPLDEMDTVAPASEVPPPDPEQMLELLQSEQASQRTIAARAFCELEDRRSIPLLIKLLKDDCPLVRVSTAYALGRNTSPEAVEPLIELLEEDWNGYVRKGIVWALGNSRDRRALQPLIYTLKTDISAVRLWTASALAQVATLEYEDVIAAMPPLIEALRKDAMAAVRSNCAWAIGQLCRELPSNVVYATAIDALIEALVEDDDYGVKDDSKTAILKVGDPRGLQFIEELEFEGLI, encoded by the coding sequence ATGCAACATGATGAATTGAGCCTGTTATCAACTGAAGAACTCACCAGTCCGCTTGATGAGATGGATACGGTAGCCCCAGCATCAGAAGTTCCCCCTCCCGACCCCGAACAAATGCTAGAGCTACTGCAATCCGAGCAAGCCTCTCAAAGAACGATCGCGGCTAGAGCTTTTTGCGAACTAGAAGATCGACGCTCAATTCCGTTGTTAATTAAACTACTAAAAGATGACTGTCCTTTAGTTAGAGTCAGTACTGCTTACGCTTTGGGAAGAAACACTTCACCCGAAGCAGTAGAACCGCTAATCGAGCTATTAGAGGAAGATTGGAATGGCTACGTGCGTAAAGGTATAGTCTGGGCTCTAGGCAATAGCCGCGATCGCCGCGCTTTGCAGCCACTAATATATACTCTCAAAACCGATATTTCGGCAGTACGTCTGTGGACGGCTAGTGCTCTAGCTCAAGTAGCTACTTTAGAATATGAAGATGTAATTGCCGCTATGCCACCTTTGATTGAAGCTTTAAGAAAAGATGCAATGGCGGCAGTTAGAAGTAATTGCGCCTGGGCAATCGGCCAGCTTTGTCGAGAGCTTCCTTCTAATGTAGTTTATGCTACGGCAATCGATGCCTTAATCGAAGCCTTGGTAGAAGACGATGACTATGGAGTAAAAGATGACTCTAAAACCGCCATTCTTAAAGTCGGCGATCCTAGAGGTTTACAGTTTATCGAAGAATTAGAATTTGAAGGATTAATCTGA
- a CDS encoding tetratricopeptide repeat protein, whose amino-acid sequence MSDSDFTIPISHTHDSSSEVGEERGYKILRSGDLLWKRYYIVRELGSGGFATTYLAVDRQSKPQTKCVVKQLQPRFNSPAVWANAKERLATEANVLQWLGTHDRIPRLLAHFEEDRQFYLVLEFIEGEELELEVQRQVLTEPQVVEFLIEILKILNFVHQQAVIHRDIKPTNLIRRKKDGKFTLIDFGAVKEIGTLAFDSNKQPIETQIIGTPGYMPPEQNSGKPIFSSDLYALGKTAIFALTGRSPIEWEFSESPDSPNWYDNLTISKALIEVIERLTASKIAERYHNANRVLQDLKPMLAVGKTVAGRYYIDEYIGSRGRISTYISRNLGADNPSLYYLKILQPQQTPASSLDFVIERLNRELTELTKLETCSQVPKIIEYLTDRKNLYLIQEYIEGESLARIIKRKKIFSEAEIIDIVISTAKILVSIHQQNIIHGNINPLSIIKRKHDGKLLLVDFGSIQEAISLSSNSHSQVFPGSQSHTDEPHEAKHLSYPASSSNLERAEYLSPEQIFGSKSVASDIYSLGMTAIHLLTGVAPANLPKNPRTGEILWQDFQAASESKNEVIYNAKLAKILNKMVCLDKRKRYHSAAKLIKDLNKIKHSSSFHNLSKYLSIVLVLTGVVWFGLIQWAQRVAILEFYKGDIKLEAKKYREAIEYYDNGLQKLPKTYGIVKNFEQVWLKKARALSQLNSYEQVIDTCSNALRYYQSYRLWNCKALALDSLKQYEEALKSYDRALGLNNDSPWVWNNRGEVYAKMGNPEAAISDFKQAIELDAERSFVPWNNLGKLHYQQQDYQRAIEAYQQALSVKEDYLPALIGLGNAQKNLQQYSEALQAYNKAIEIDDTSYEAWYGKGLVEESLQQYREARKAYQKAFSLKPDWETVIKALQRVERKLGN is encoded by the coding sequence ATGTCAGACTCCGACTTTACTATTCCAATATCTCATACTCACGATTCTAGTTCAGAGGTTGGGGAAGAGCGTGGCTACAAGATTTTAAGATCGGGCGATTTATTATGGAAGAGATACTATATTGTCAGGGAGCTTGGCAGTGGAGGATTTGCTACTACTTATCTGGCAGTCGATCGCCAGTCTAAGCCTCAAACTAAATGCGTTGTCAAACAGCTACAGCCAAGGTTTAATAGTCCAGCAGTATGGGCTAATGCTAAAGAAAGGCTGGCAACAGAAGCAAACGTGCTACAGTGGTTGGGCACTCACGATCGCATTCCTCGACTTTTAGCTCATTTTGAAGAAGATCGGCAATTTTACCTAGTTTTAGAATTTATTGAAGGTGAAGAACTAGAACTAGAGGTACAACGACAAGTTTTAACGGAACCTCAAGTAGTCGAGTTTTTAATTGAAATTTTAAAAATCTTAAATTTCGTCCATCAACAGGCTGTAATTCATCGTGATATCAAACCAACTAACCTGATCAGACGGAAGAAAGACGGTAAGTTTACCTTAATTGATTTTGGTGCAGTTAAGGAAATTGGCACTTTAGCGTTTGACTCAAATAAACAGCCAATCGAGACTCAAATCATTGGTACACCTGGCTATATGCCACCCGAACAAAACAGCGGCAAACCTATTTTTAGCAGCGATCTTTACGCTTTGGGAAAAACCGCTATTTTCGCGCTTACGGGGCGATCGCCAATTGAATGGGAATTTTCTGAATCTCCAGACTCACCCAACTGGTACGATAATCTTACTATAAGTAAAGCTCTAATCGAAGTTATCGAACGACTGACTGCCTCTAAAATAGCCGAGCGCTATCATAATGCCAACCGAGTTTTGCAAGATTTAAAACCAATGTTAGCAGTCGGCAAAACTGTTGCAGGACGATATTATATTGATGAGTATATAGGTAGCAGAGGCAGAATTAGCACTTATATATCTAGAAATTTAGGAGCGGATAATCCTTCTTTATATTATTTAAAAATTTTACAGCCTCAACAAACGCCAGCTTCTAGTTTGGATTTTGTAATCGAACGGTTAAACAGGGAGCTAACAGAGTTAACTAAATTAGAAACTTGCTCGCAGGTTCCTAAAATTATTGAATATTTAACCGATCGTAAAAATTTATATTTAATTCAAGAATACATAGAAGGTGAATCTTTAGCAAGAATAATCAAACGAAAAAAGATTTTTTCAGAAGCAGAAATTATCGATATAGTTATTTCCACTGCTAAGATTTTAGTCTCTATTCACCAGCAAAATATCATTCACGGCAATATCAATCCTTTAAGTATAATTAAGCGCAAACACGACGGCAAGCTATTACTAGTAGATTTTGGCTCGATTCAAGAAGCGATATCTCTGTCTTCAAATAGTCATAGCCAAGTTTTCCCTGGCTCTCAATCTCACACTGACGAGCCACACGAAGCAAAGCATTTGTCTTATCCAGCTTCTAGTTCAAACTTAGAGCGAGCTGAATATCTCTCTCCCGAACAAATTTTTGGTAGCAAATCCGTTGCTAGTGATATCTATAGTTTGGGTATGACAGCCATTCATCTATTGACGGGAGTTGCTCCTGCTAATTTGCCCAAAAACCCTCGTACTGGCGAAATATTATGGCAAGATTTTCAAGCAGCTTCGGAATCAAAAAATGAAGTAATTTATAATGCCAAGCTTGCCAAAATTTTAAATAAAATGGTTTGTTTGGACAAACGCAAGCGATATCATTCTGCTGCCAAACTGATTAAAGACTTAAATAAAATTAAGCACAGCTCTAGCTTTCATAATTTGTCAAAATATTTATCGATTGTCCTCGTCCTAACTGGAGTAGTTTGGTTTGGATTGATTCAATGGGCGCAAAGAGTGGCTATTTTAGAGTTTTATAAAGGTGATATCAAACTAGAAGCCAAAAAATATAGAGAAGCAATTGAATATTATGACAATGGCTTGCAAAAGCTACCCAAAACTTACGGTATAGTTAAAAACTTCGAGCAAGTATGGTTGAAAAAAGCTAGAGCCTTAAGCCAATTAAATAGCTACGAACAGGTAATAGACACCTGTAGCAATGCTTTAAGATATTATCAAAGTTATCGGTTATGGAACTGTAAGGCTTTAGCTTTAGATAGTCTCAAACAGTATGAAGAAGCTTTAAAATCTTACGATCGCGCCCTCGGCTTAAATAATGATTCTCCCTGGGTATGGAACAATCGCGGTGAGGTTTATGCCAAAATGGGTAATCCCGAAGCAGCGATCTCCGATTTTAAGCAAGCAATCGAACTAGATGCCGAACGAAGTTTTGTGCCCTGGAATAATTTGGGTAAGCTACACTATCAGCAACAAGATTACCAAAGAGCGATCGAAGCCTATCAGCAAGCGTTATCGGTCAAAGAAGATTATCTTCCTGCTTTAATAGGTTTGGGCAATGCTCAAAAAAACTTGCAACAGTATTCAGAGGCTTTACAGGCATATAACAAAGCAATTGAAATTGATGATACTTCCTATGAAGCATGGTATGGCAAGGGTTTGGTTGAAGAATCATTACAGCAATATCGGGAAGCTAGAAAGGCTTATCAAAAGGCTTTCAGTCTAAAACCAGATTGGGAAACTGTAATTAAGGCGCTGCAGAGAGTAGAAAGGAAACTAGGTAATTAA
- the bamD gene encoding outer membrane protein assembly factor BamD yields the protein MTTDNREKFRQHYRAGKQALERGRYRQSIENLESAVELIAPTSRQGGEAQIWLVTAYQAANSISEAIALAQKLTSHPDSETRQQAKRLLYIIQAPKLSRPKEWLNEIPDLTDADIGKAKYVAAKTNNNKQTINENPAEVNLSEINDRDNKFVWFALLVTILTLSSIIWMSK from the coding sequence GTGACGACAGACAATCGAGAAAAGTTTCGGCAGCACTATCGAGCGGGGAAGCAAGCTTTAGAAAGAGGTAGATATCGCCAGAGCATAGAAAATTTAGAATCTGCTGTAGAACTAATCGCTCCTACTTCTCGTCAGGGCGGAGAAGCTCAAATTTGGTTAGTTACTGCCTACCAGGCTGCAAACTCAATCTCTGAAGCGATCGCTCTAGCTCAAAAATTAACCTCTCATCCTGATTCCGAGACGCGCCAACAGGCAAAACGTTTGCTGTATATTATTCAAGCACCCAAATTATCGAGACCTAAAGAATGGTTGAATGAAATCCCCGATCTTACCGATGCAGATATTGGTAAGGCGAAATATGTCGCAGCAAAAACCAATAATAACAAGCAGACTATTAATGAAAATCCAGCAGAAGTAAACCTATCAGAGATAAACGACCGAGATAATAAATTTGTCTGGTTTGCTCTGCTGGTAACTATATTGACTCTAAGTAGTATTATTTGGATGAGTAAATAA
- a CDS encoding ATP-grasp domain-containing protein: MDLLEYQAKELFRQVGIPTLPAQTIAEPRQIKQLQIPYPVVLKSQVKAGGRGKAGGVRFVSNTIDAIAAARSIFNLSILREYPKAILAEAHYNAEREFFLAIVLDYNLQCPVLLGSAYGGMNLEPLLANLHQVPIDTEFSSFYARRLAVNMQLTGELVCSVSQIIENMYELFKAKDLESIEINPLGVNERGELMALDGKITINDSAIGRHPDIATLANLDDKAICNLRSQSHKRQNESNLRWLNWQEPNNKIGIITNSFDLTILAWDLICRRQAKPACGMVIEPRANTTEAYWQQLKLSLTELIYSDKIQVILVNIWELAISSRDLVEAIADCYLNEQKTSLIASPTKLVLRFTNCETVADIEGLGATETIYLIDSLEEAISLTVTLAKNES; the protein is encoded by the coding sequence ATGGATTTACTCGAATATCAAGCTAAAGAGCTATTTCGTCAAGTTGGCATTCCTACGCTACCCGCTCAAACCATTGCCGAACCCAGGCAAATCAAACAACTGCAAATTCCGTATCCAGTAGTATTAAAATCCCAGGTTAAAGCGGGAGGAAGAGGTAAAGCAGGAGGCGTGCGTTTCGTTTCTAATACAATCGATGCCATTGCCGCTGCCAGATCTATTTTTAATTTATCGATTTTGCGAGAATACCCCAAAGCTATTTTGGCAGAAGCACACTACAATGCAGAGCGAGAATTTTTTCTGGCAATTGTTTTAGACTACAATTTGCAATGCCCCGTACTTTTGGGTTCGGCATATGGAGGAATGAATCTCGAACCGTTACTGGCAAATTTACATCAGGTACCAATTGACACCGAGTTTTCCTCATTTTATGCTCGTCGTTTAGCTGTCAATATGCAATTGACTGGTGAGTTAGTTTGCTCTGTCAGTCAAATTATTGAAAATATGTATGAACTTTTTAAGGCTAAAGATTTGGAGTCAATTGAAATCAATCCTTTAGGAGTCAACGAACGTGGCGAGTTGATGGCACTGGATGGCAAAATTACTATTAATGATTCGGCAATAGGTAGACATCCAGACATTGCGACCTTAGCAAATTTAGACGATAAAGCGATCTGCAATCTTCGTAGCCAATCTCACAAACGACAAAATGAATCAAACCTGCGTTGGCTTAACTGGCAAGAACCAAATAACAAAATTGGCATTATTACCAATAGCTTCGATCTGACAATTTTGGCTTGGGATTTGATTTGCCGCCGACAAGCAAAACCTGCCTGCGGTATGGTTATCGAACCAAGAGCGAATACTACCGAGGCGTATTGGCAACAACTAAAACTTTCTCTGACAGAATTGATATATAGTGATAAAATTCAGGTCATTTTAGTTAATATTTGGGAACTGGCTATAAGCAGTCGCGATCTCGTTGAGGCGATCGCCGATTGCTATCTTAACGAGCAAAAGACATCTCTAATTGCATCACCGACTAAACTAGTGCTGCGATTCACAAATTGTGAGACTGTTGCCGATATAGAAGGGCTTGGTGCTACAGAAACAATCTATTTAATAGATAGTTTAGAAGAAGCCATTTCCCTAACAGTCACTTTGGCAAAAAATGAAAGTTGA
- a CDS encoding bifunctional diguanylate cyclase/phosphodiesterase has product MNYRRLKLYAVMSRLRFPKTYRGKIMSIAFIGTHVPLLTLFFYAIISGSLSAEATVRLIIIALIATLIGTLATLCVLNYLLYPITLTSQVLRQYTEEQTLIDLPTKFKDEVGTLMADTAKTLEKLDKAIEYLANYDKLTDLPNKKMFRVYLQQAIYQTSRETQFALIVLSIDNLKSINSAFGHKIGDLLIQKVAIRIARYLNVKDILSRYSDCEFAILQKNTNYYKLTLFARTLLEAISKPYSLLGQKIHGKFNLGITIYPVDGVSGEQLLQNTDNAVHQAKQQATNTYQFYSAESNDLLRRRLIYEENLRYALRRNELIVHYQPRVDVANGRLVSVEALLRWQSPELGAVSPSEFIPIAEESNLIETIGEWVLLNACKQNKQWQQEGLPPLRVSVNLSPYQLRQNNLVEIVERVLIETGLEANYLELEITESSLMEKLEAIATILRQLKSKGISLALDDFGTGFSSLSYLQKLPLDTLKIDRSFVINVASNPSDAAISRAIVALAQSLELNIAAEGVETQAQFDFIQNQGCHEVQGYYFSEPLSAYNLRNFLLTYQAQNQTVFPRV; this is encoded by the coding sequence ATGAATTATCGTCGCTTAAAGCTCTACGCCGTCATGTCCAGACTGCGTTTCCCAAAAACTTATCGTGGAAAAATAATGTCGATTGCTTTTATCGGCACTCACGTACCTTTACTGACTCTGTTTTTTTATGCGATTATTTCTGGTTCATTGTCTGCGGAGGCTACGGTAAGGCTAATTATAATTGCTTTAATTGCCACCTTAATTGGCACATTGGCTACCCTCTGTGTATTAAATTATTTGCTGTATCCAATTACATTAACTTCTCAAGTTTTACGCCAGTACACTGAAGAACAAACACTAATCGATCTACCTACTAAATTTAAAGATGAAGTGGGAACGCTAATGGCAGATACGGCAAAAACTTTAGAAAAATTAGACAAAGCTATTGAATATCTAGCCAACTACGACAAGTTAACAGATTTACCAAACAAAAAAATGTTTCGAGTATATCTGCAACAGGCAATTTATCAAACCAGTAGAGAAACACAGTTTGCTTTGATTGTTTTAAGTATTGATAATCTAAAAAGTATTAACAGTGCCTTTGGTCATAAAATTGGTGATTTGTTAATTCAAAAAGTAGCTATAAGAATAGCTAGATATTTAAATGTCAAAGATATACTCTCTCGATATAGCGATTGTGAATTTGCTATTTTACAGAAAAATACTAACTACTATAAATTAACTTTGTTTGCTCGAACTTTACTCGAAGCTATTTCCAAACCATATTCTTTACTTGGGCAAAAAATTCATGGAAAATTCAACCTAGGAATTACAATATATCCTGTTGATGGAGTTAGCGGCGAACAATTATTACAAAATACAGATAATGCCGTACATCAAGCAAAACAGCAAGCAACAAACACTTATCAATTTTATTCTGCAGAAAGCAACGATCTGCTAAGGCGTAGATTGATTTATGAAGAAAACTTGCGTTATGCTTTGAGAAGAAATGAATTAATAGTTCACTATCAGCCTAGAGTAGACGTTGCTAACGGTCGCCTCGTATCCGTAGAAGCTCTACTACGCTGGCAAAGTCCAGAATTAGGTGCCGTTTCTCCATCTGAATTTATTCCTATTGCTGAAGAAAGTAATCTAATTGAGACAATTGGCGAATGGGTATTGCTTAACGCCTGCAAACAAAATAAACAATGGCAGCAAGAAGGATTGCCACCACTTCGCGTATCGGTCAATCTTTCTCCCTATCAACTCAGACAAAATAATTTGGTAGAAATAGTCGAGCGCGTATTAATAGAAACAGGCTTAGAAGCCAACTATTTAGAGCTAGAAATTACTGAAAGCTCTTTAATGGAAAAGTTAGAGGCAATAGCAACTATTTTACGACAGCTTAAAAGCAAAGGAATTAGTTTGGCTTTAGACGATTTTGGTACTGGCTTTTCATCGTTAAGCTATTTACAGAAATTACCTCTCGACACCTTAAAAATCGACCGTTCATTTGTAATTAATGTTGCTTCAAATCCCAGCGATGCTGCAATTTCAAGAGCAATTGTGGCTCTTGCGCAAAGTCTCGAACTAAATATTGCTGCCGAAGGAGTTGAGACTCAAGCACAGTTTGACTTTATTCAAAATCAGGGTTGCCATGAAGTACAGGGTTATTACTTTAGCGAACCTCTGTCGGCATATAATCTGAGAAATTTTTTACTTACCTATCAGGCTCAAAATCAAACGGTTTTTCCTAGAGTTTGA
- a CDS encoding shikimate kinase, whose translation MNDLLKGVNVYLIGMMGTGKTTVGQHLARKLNYRFIDMDTVCTEVAGQSIAEIFATKGEPYFRELETKILAELSIYTRCVISTGGGVIEKPFNWSYLHHGLVIWLDTDIKILHQRLAGDTTRPLANRLETLLESRRSLYAQADLRLEIATKRSPEQIATEIINTVPTILKSAAKDN comes from the coding sequence ATGAACGATCTATTAAAAGGAGTAAACGTCTACTTAATTGGCATGATGGGGACAGGTAAAACCACCGTCGGGCAACATCTTGCCAGAAAGCTAAATTACCGTTTTATAGATATGGATACCGTCTGCACTGAAGTAGCGGGGCAATCGATTGCAGAAATCTTTGCTACTAAAGGAGAACCGTATTTCCGAGAATTAGAAACTAAAATTTTAGCCGAACTGTCTATTTATACCAGATGTGTTATTTCTACTGGCGGCGGAGTCATTGAAAAACCGTTTAACTGGAGTTATTTACATCATGGGTTAGTTATTTGGCTGGATACCGATATAAAAATTTTGCATCAGCGTTTGGCAGGAGACACTACAAGACCGCTAGCGAATCGCTTGGAGACTTTGCTGGAATCTCGTCGTTCTTTATATGCTCAAGCCGATCTCAGATTGGAAATTGCCACAAAAAGATCTCCAGAACAAATAGCTACTGAGATTATAAATACCGTACCGACAATATTGAAGTCAGCAGCTAAAGACAACTAG
- a CDS encoding alpha/beta hydrolase, with amino-acid sequence MRQTFNVRSNSALYFLIFIGIWIFPAIAKLNPLLAAEKIKLIYGPFNGNISVHSLKTYADTGELTREFRLYAKFIDRDTLTKLRYWLQKSFSSDRVELYKYSQTTEGEKLLQDLGTAVKTHPERNGFYAIRSALIEAAAAPGSTEGWTVIDVMQKFPANDVRIDTRKLFELNKFWQESEATIKLN; translated from the coding sequence ATGAGACAAACTTTTAACGTTCGCTCTAACAGTGCGCTCTATTTTTTAATATTTATTGGTATTTGGATATTTCCTGCGATCGCCAAACTAAATCCTCTCTTGGCTGCCGAAAAAATTAAATTAATTTACGGACCTTTTAACGGCAATATTTCAGTCCACTCTCTCAAAACATATGCCGACACTGGCGAACTAACCAGAGAATTTCGCCTTTATGCCAAATTTATCGATCGCGATACTTTAACTAAGTTACGCTACTGGCTACAAAAAAGCTTTAGTAGCGATCGCGTCGAACTATATAAATACAGTCAAACTACAGAAGGAGAAAAGTTGCTTCAAGACTTGGGAACGGCAGTAAAAACCCATCCCGAGCGCAATGGCTTTTATGCAATTCGTTCGGCTTTAATTGAAGCTGCGGCTGCACCTGGCAGCACTGAAGGTTGGACGGTTATAGATGTCATGCAGAAATTCCCTGCTAATGACGTTCGGATCGATACCAGGAAACTGTTTGAGCTTAACAAATTTTGGCAAGAATCTGAAGCTACTATTAAGCTCAATTAA
- the argB gene encoding acetylglutamate kinase yields MVIESEYIKEREATRVRVLSEALPYIQKFANRTIVIKYGGAAMKDNNLKTGVIRDIVFLSCVGVRSVVVHGGGPEINSWLSKLNIEPQFKDGLRVTDATTMDVVEMVLVGRVNKELVSLINQAGTPAVGLCGKDGNLIKARPVGREGVGFVGEVTSVDTGLVESLVDSGYVPVISSVAADENGQAYNINADTVAGEIAAALQAEKLILLTDTPGILEDYHDPSTLLTKLDIQKARNLIERGIVSGGMIPKVNCCIRSLAQGVRAAHILDGRLPHSLLLEILTDEGIGSMIVASQYQE; encoded by the coding sequence ATGGTTATTGAAAGCGAATATATAAAAGAAAGAGAAGCTACCCGCGTCCGCGTACTTAGTGAAGCTCTTCCCTACATTCAAAAGTTTGCCAATCGAACGATTGTGATCAAGTATGGTGGAGCGGCAATGAAAGACAATAATCTCAAAACAGGAGTAATCCGCGATATCGTGTTTTTATCCTGTGTGGGAGTGAGATCGGTAGTAGTACATGGTGGCGGACCAGAAATTAATAGTTGGCTGAGTAAATTAAATATCGAGCCTCAATTTAAAGACGGTTTGCGGGTTACTGATGCCACTACGATGGATGTCGTGGAGATGGTTTTAGTCGGAAGAGTAAATAAAGAACTGGTTTCTTTAATTAATCAAGCAGGAACCCCCGCAGTAGGACTTTGCGGTAAAGACGGTAATTTAATCAAAGCTCGTCCCGTAGGTAGAGAAGGAGTAGGCTTTGTTGGCGAAGTAACTAGTGTCGATACGGGATTGGTCGAATCTTTGGTTGATAGCGGCTATGTACCAGTCATATCTAGCGTTGCTGCTGATGAAAATGGACAAGCATACAATATTAATGCCGATACGGTAGCAGGAGAAATAGCTGCGGCTCTACAAGCAGAAAAACTAATTTTATTAACCGATACACCAGGTATTTTAGAAGACTATCACGATCCTTCTACTTTGCTTACCAAACTGGATATTCAAAAAGCCAGAAACCTAATCGAGCGCGGTATTGTATCTGGAGGAATGATTCCTAAAGTCAACTGTTGTATACGCTCTCTGGCACAGGGAGTACGGGCAGCACACATTTTAGACGGTAGGTTGCCCCACTCTTTGCTACTCGAAATACTAACCGATGAAGGTATCGGTTCGATGATTGTTGCTTCTCAATACCAAGAATAG
- a CDS encoding CoA-binding protein: MNWSFARDTQVIVQGIDEPEVSDRVLALKAYGTNIVAGVSYDNNQSAKDEIPVYQLVEKAISECGQAEISLIFVPPYQVLDAGREAIAAGVRYLIIFTTGIPPLDTISLLKWAKTNNTSILGPGSHGFVIPEQVWMGTLQPQFYQAGKVGLIGNSPYLSYEVAWELNQAQLGQSIVVCLGEDKILGSSLSQWLSILSDDANTEAIVLVGRTLYETEEVIDFYERSAAKKPLIIYLAGLQAPQEKLFRNAVTIITNHLSSSIPVVNTNHQDLDRLKQAGIKIAGKPCEIPLLIEKSLKSK, encoded by the coding sequence ATGAATTGGTCATTTGCTCGAGATACTCAGGTTATCGTTCAAGGAATTGACGAACCAGAAGTAAGCGATCGCGTTTTGGCACTTAAGGCTTACGGAACTAATATTGTCGCTGGAGTGAGTTATGACAACAACCAGTCCGCTAAAGACGAAATTCCCGTCTACCAGTTAGTAGAAAAGGCAATCTCCGAATGCGGGCAAGCTGAAATTAGCTTGATTTTCGTTCCACCCTATCAGGTACTCGATGCGGGACGAGAAGCGATCGCCGCTGGAGTTCGATACTTAATTATTTTTACCACAGGAATACCACCATTAGATACTATCTCTTTATTAAAGTGGGCAAAGACTAATAACACTTCGATTTTAGGTCCTGGTAGTCATGGTTTTGTCATTCCAGAGCAGGTTTGGATGGGTACTCTGCAACCGCAATTTTATCAGGCTGGAAAAGTTGGTTTGATAGGCAATAGCCCTTATTTAAGCTATGAAGTAGCTTGGGAGCTAAATCAGGCGCAATTGGGACAGTCGATAGTAGTTTGTTTGGGTGAAGACAAAATTCTGGGTTCGAGTTTGAGTCAATGGTTATCGATTCTCAGTGACGATGCCAATACTGAAGCCATCGTCTTAGTTGGCAGAACTCTCTATGAAACTGAAGAAGTAATCGATTTTTACGAACGTAGTGCAGCTAAAAAACCATTGATTATCTATCTAGCAGGATTGCAGGCTCCTCAAGAAAAACTATTTCGCAATGCCGTTACTATTATTACCAATCACCTATCTTCTTCAATTCCTGTGGTTAATACTAACCACCAAGACCTCGATCGCTTAAAACAGGCAGGAATAAAAATTGCTGGCAAACCCTGTGAAATTCCTTTGCTGATTGAAAAGAGTTTAAAGTCTAAATAG
- a CDS encoding flavin prenyltransferase UbiX → MTKPLIIGVSGASGLIYTVRILKFLLAADYEVELVASRAAYMVWQAENRVRMPVESERQEDFWRVRAEESDRGKLRCHHWGDVGANIASGSFRTLGMIIIPCSMSTVAKIANGLSGDLIERAADVQIKEGRPLVVVPRETPFSLIHLRNLTTLAEAGVKIVPAIPAWYHHPQTIEDLVDFVVARTLDVLDIDCVPLKRWQGH, encoded by the coding sequence ATGACAAAACCTTTAATCATTGGTGTTAGCGGTGCTTCTGGTTTAATTTATACCGTACGCATCCTCAAATTTCTTTTGGCAGCAGATTATGAAGTCGAACTAGTTGCTTCACGGGCTGCTTACATGGTATGGCAGGCTGAAAATCGGGTGAGGATGCCAGTAGAATCAGAGCGACAGGAAGATTTTTGGCGAGTTAGAGCCGAAGAAAGCGATCGCGGCAAACTACGCTGTCACCATTGGGGAGATGTCGGCGCAAATATTGCTAGTGGCTCSTTTAGAACTTTAGGCATGATTATCATCCCCTGTAGCATGAGTACGGTAGCCAAAATAGCTAACGGCTTGAGTGGGGACTTAATCGAACGAGCTGCCGATGTTCAAATAAAGGAGGGCAGACCTTTAGTTGTCGTACCCAGAGAAACGCCATTTAGTTTGATTCATTTGCGCAATCTAACTACTTTAGCTGAAGCAGGAGTCAAAATTGTTCCTGCTATTCCTGCCTGGTACCATCATCCCCAAACCATTGAAGATTTAGTAGATTTTGTAGTTGCTCGTACTTTAGACGTGCTGGATATCGATTGCGTTCCTTTAAAACGCTGGCAAGGACATTAA